The Streptomyces cyanogenus DNA segment CTGCTCGCCCAGGACCGGGTCAACGTCGGCCGGCTGCACCTGGAGGGCCGCCGGGCCGGCTCCCGCATCGGAGAGCTGCTGGACGCGGCCGAAGCCGCCGCCCGGGCAGCCCGGCCGACCCCGAGACCCCTGGGAGCCGTCAGCGCGGCGCCCCCGATCCGTACCCGAGCGCCTCGCACGACGAGTGCCGAGGCGCGTACCGCAACCGACAGCTGAAAGGGACCACCATGGCCAACACCGAGACCGCGCTCAAGGAAGCCCTCACCTCCATCGAGGGCGCCACCGGTGTCGCGCTCGTCGACTACACCAGCGGGATGGCGCTGGGCACGATGGGCGGCAGCAAGAGCTTCGACCTGAACGTGGCCGCCGCCGGCAACACGGACGTGATCCGCGCCAAGATGCGCACGATGGAAATGCTGGGCCTCAAGGCCGGCATCGAGGACATCCTGATCACGCTGTCCGACCAGTACCACCTGATCCGCCTGCTCAGCAGCCGCGGCGGCAACGGCCTCTTCCTCTACCTGGTCCTCGACTCCAGCCGGGCCAACCTGGCGATGGCGCGGCACCAGCTGAAGCGGATCGAGGAGGACCTGGAGGTCTGACAGCGGCTCAGACCAGTGCCGCGGTACGGCGGCGGGCCCCGCCGGGGGCCGCGTCGCCGGCCGCGATACCGGTACCGCGCAGGCCCTTCACGGCCGCGCCCGCCGGACGCCCGCCGCGCCGGTCGAGCCAGTCGACGCGGACCCACAGGAGCGTCTCCCGGGCCCGCTCCAGCCGCCCGAGCCAGGCGGCCTTCAGCCGCAGCCCGGTACCGAGCCCGGCCAGCAGCATGCCGCCGGCCGCGGGCACCGCGAAGGCGGAGCCGAGCGCGAGCACCCAGCCCAGCAGCAGCCACCAGCGGTGGCCCCGGCGCCAGGCGCGCACGGTCACCGCCCGGTCCTGCAGGACGTCGTACTTGCCCGCGCGGGCCGCCCCGTCGGCGAGGGCCCGGTACCGGCCCCGCCGGACCAGCGCCACGGCGGCCGCGCCGGCCAGGAAGAGCACGGCCCCGGCCAGTACGCCGATCCGGCGCCCGGTCACGCCCTCCGGCACGCTCCCGATCCCCGCGGCGACCACGCCGAGCCACCACAGCGGGGCGGCCCCCGCCCGTACGACGACGGCCACCCGAGCCAGACCCTGTCCTCCGCGCGCCACGTCAGCCTCCCGTGTCACGTGACCCCTCAGCGCATGTGTCTCGTAGGAAGCTAACAGCAGAACCTGAGACGAATCTGAGAGCGGCGGGGCCCGGTCATTCCACGAACAGACCGCGGGCCGCCGCCTTCGTGTCGAACTCCTCCAGCCGGGCCTGGGCGTCCGGCAGGTCGTCGCAGAGCGCCTCCAGCAGCACCCGGCCCAGCAGCATCGGCGCGCAGGCGGTGTCGAAGGCGAGCCCGGTGCCGACCGCGGCGGGCAGCAGCAGGTCGGAGTGCTTGGCGACCGGCGCGAACGCCGAGTCGGCGACCGTGACCACGGTCAGTCCGGCGTCCTTGGCGTAGGCGAGGGTGTCCACGACCTCGCGGGGATGCCGGGGCAGCGCGAAGCACAGCAGGGCGGTGGCGCCCGCGCGGACGGCGGCGTCGACGCGGTCGTGGATCATCGTGCCGCCCTCGTTGAGCAGCCGGACGTCCGGGTGGACCTTGGCGGCGAAGTAGGCGAACCCGTACGCCTGGGAGGCTGCGGCGCGCAGTCCGAGCACCGGCAGCGGGCGGGAGGCGGCGAGGATCCGGCC contains these protein-coding regions:
- a CDS encoding MurR/RpiR family transcriptional regulator, with protein sequence MSGTDSPGNRLQALFEGHRLTPTQRRIAHSMVRRAADVPFLSSVELAELAGVSQPSVTRFAVALGFDGYPALRKHLREVVPAEPAAEVSAYNEYQQAVEAEIENLKHLAELLADPRPVQQAGRILAASRPLPVLGLRAAASQAYGFAYFAAKVHPDVRLLNEGGTMIHDRVDAAVRAGATALLCFALPRHPREVVDTLAYAKDAGLTVVTVADSAFAPVAKHSDLLLPAAVGTGLAFDTACAPMLLGRVLLEALCDDLPDAQARLEEFDTKAAARGLFVE